The genomic window GGCGTCATATTAGTAGTTCACTTAGGTGTAAGGGTTAGGATCTAAGAGTAAACGAGATAAGCAGAAAGGGGCAGCAAAAGCCCTAGCAGTTAGCAAACTCACTAGGGCTAGATAAGTGTTTTAATCTTTTTTAAACACGTTATTAAAGTCACGTTTCAAGATAGGGTCTCGACGCGCTTTTTTCATTTGTTTAACCATATCTTTAATGCAGTTAAATAGCACTTGGTCTAGCAACTGCGCTTTATAGTTATTGGTCTCTTCTTCGGTCATGTTTTCCGGAATGTTCAGGCTAGGAAATTCTTCCAATAGCCCCACACCTGCAAAAGATTGGCTTACCGAAGTGAGCGCATGAAATTGTTCAAAGTTATCGACAACATTTTGCGCACTGGCTGGAAGCTCATTCCACGCTTTACGCACTTCTTCTTCACCGGCCTCATGTATGGAAACAACCATTTGGAACATTTGCTCAGGCACTTCATCGAACTCGATAACCTGGCGTAATTCCGCTGAAACTTCACTTAGATCGATGGTTTGATCTTCAATTATTTCTGACATAAGTACATACCTAGTTGTAATGGTATTTTCATCGTAAAAAGTTACTGAGAAATGTCAAACTATTCGGCTCTATTGGGTGATGAATCTATAATAAATAAAGAAGCCGACAATTTTGCTGGTGGAATTGACAACTTTTTGTTTAAAAAAACATCTTATGCTGTCATTTTGTATGCTCACTCTTTCATTTTGCAAGATCAAATATTAATCAGTTAGAATTTAAAACAACTTAAAACCTTAAAATAGTTAGTGAAAGCAATGATTAAACTAGCTATTGTTTACTGCAATGGATTGTTATGTATTTTTACGGGGTAAGTTTGAATCGTTGTTTACTATGCCTGACGGCGCTGCTATTGACAGCATCGGCAAACGCAGATGAAGTATTAC from Vibrio neonatus includes these protein-coding regions:
- a CDS encoding DUF3069 domain-containing protein, translated to MSEIIEDQTIDLSEVSAELRQVIEFDEVPEQMFQMVVSIHEAGEEEVRKAWNELPASAQNVVDNFEQFHALTSVSQSFAGVGLLEEFPSLNIPENMTEEETNNYKAQLLDQVLFNCIKDMVKQMKKARRDPILKRDFNNVFKKD